The segment TAACTGGATTTTGAAAATCATGTGCACTAGATTATTAGTCCATCAGAAAGTGTAATACTCTATTATGTATCACATTTCCTAGTGGCAATTAAAAGTTTtcttgggggaaagggaaaaccaTTTTTTAACCAATATTTTATTACTTAAAATGTAATTAATTGaactgtacaatttttttttttttttttcacaagtatAGTGATCAGAGCTTACTAAGCATATTAAATCTGACATTTGAAATGAGTCAACTACATGTTGATATATAACAGACATTCGTTTATGCAGATTGACACAAAGGTAATTTGCTTTTCCTTTCAGCTTCTCAACAAAATTCCAATCATTTTAGACTATTTTGTGACAGTTATTTATAAAATCTTCATTTGTGGGCTTTGTATATTCAATAAAGAACCTATATGCCAGTGTCTCAGATCTAAGGCATACTCTTGGTTTGCTTCTGTGGATGTTAGAGTAGGATAATTCTGCTGCTTATTCTTGAGTTTGAAGGTCTCTGCATTTTCAAAAGGGCCCCGTTATATCATAATGTTAATTTGGCCTCATTTAGTTGTTAAAAATGTATTTGTAATATTGAATGGAAAAAGAAATTTCTCAGTTTCttatatgatatgaataaattATGTTGTAGATACAACATAATTTATTCAGGAGTCTTTATAATCACCAAAGTATTGtgtaacaaaaggaaagaaaacttgTCAGACCAGTATTATGATGACATTGTGATAgtgttcatgtttatttataaactTCATGACAAATTAGTTGATTTTGTGTTGGCTAAATTTTCACTGTTGGGTTCTTGAGTGTTTTAATTTTAATTCTAATTTCCTTTTagattttccattatttttctgtTCACAGATTGAATTATTCACATATCTTAATTTCTTACAAATCTATGGTACGTCTCCTGATGAAAGTGTATGTTAATTTCGTTTtagattttctgttatttttctgttaCGGATTGAATTATTCACATATTTTGATCTCTTATAAGTCTGTGGTACGTCTCCTGATAGAagtgaatgaaaaggaagaggtaatAGTCATAGGGAACAGAGAACTTATGCAACTAACTCTACCATTGATAATGATCTTATTGTACTACCTGTGTAAAGGTCAGAGTATTGTTTTAAAGATATCAGCTTGGACCCCAAAACATCCTATGTTATCTGACGATTTAAataactttcttccttttttcacctAGACATTCATGTGTAAGtttaagaattatataattttcatgcaGTGTCATAGTTTATAGACAACTCAAGAAAACTGTATAGATTAGTTGGAAGAGATAATgatttttgcatgtatatgtgcaagcacatatacatgcagGCAAGCACTctccattacacacacatatactcgtacctacactcgcatgcacacacaaatgtgtattttctctctctctctctctctctctctctctctctctctctctctctctctctctctctctcattctcattctcattctcattctcataaagATATAGTCTCGTATTTtttaagtaattataatgataataatcaaacaaatataattttactTTTTGGATCTTCTCATCCCATGTGTTTCACTGTATAGCTTGTTGGTTTCCCTCTCCATGAATAGTATGATGCCaatttttctcattccttccagAGGACATTGCTTGTTGTTCAGCAGAGGGAATTGGAGTGAGACAGATGGGCAGCTGGAAGTTAGCTGGGGCTCACAAGCCTTCTGTGACTATAATATCAGCTGGGCCAGTATTTCTCTCTTGATTGCCCTCATTCAGAGTTACAAATGCATTGTCCAGCTGTGTACTGGAGGAGAAAGGTAAGTGGTTTGTTTATGGATGATAGGAAAAATAATTGCTAGATAAATTTATGGTATATGATTATGGTGGATgactattatcttattttttaactTGTTAAtttgtatgtacatctatctctATGAAAAATAGATACAGCTGTACCAAACTGTGGACTGTTgttgaaacataaaaaaaataagttacaaGGCAGATAAACAGCAAAACATTAAGATGTCACATATATTTTTCAGCACATTCCTGAGTGCATTTGTGGACGTTGTCGTGAGCGTTGTGATGTCCTTTGCTGCCCTCGCAGGAgctcttatcatcaccattggcTACCAGATATGGTGCAACACAATCATGCTGCGTTTCGAGGCGTGAGTATTGATGTTGCCCCCTTTTTCCCAGCAGTGTTAATACATAATGATGGACAGGCATGAGATCCTACTGTGGAGATTGAATGATATTTATTGTTGGAGCTGATGCCAATtgaatatttgttttcctctgtgtaatatttatagttttatatctTACAAGTCAAGCAGCTCACTTTAGTCTTCATTCATGCCATACAGTTACAACTTGCCATTTCTATTCTTAAAATTATCATGAATTTTATGATGCCACTAGAATTTATGTTTGCTACAGGGagtaaaaaaacttaaaaaaaactctCTTCATGATAAATTAGAATTAAAAACTATGTGGAAAaagaattacatttttttatttttgtatttatctaatGAAGTTTAACTCATCTACATTCATACATCTATGACAGGAACTAGGAGATTAAAAGGGATTGCAAACTTGTATTTATTTGATCTTAATTTTGTGAACTTGTCCTGTTTTTCAGATGTGAAGATGCCACACAAAATGACATTGATAGGAAAGACGAGATACACACTCGTATGTTCTACACCCACTTTGGAACAGCTCAGGTAAAGATAGAATTTGCATTATTTATATCTGCTACCCATGGATAGTAGCAAGTtctgtctgttgttttttcttatgctGCCTCCTTTCATTTCAAGAGGGGTGTAACAAAAAAAAGTACTCTGTGTTTTGTTTAGCTTTTATGACCCAAGGTTTGAACTCGAAAATTGCAGATGGCATTTAATCCTTGATAGGGTAGGAAGTTCTCTATTCTGTACAATAGATTCGTAGTGTTGTATAGCTCTGATATTGCTAGTTCTCAAGGTACGGTATTCCAAGCTTGGCATTTCTCAATTCTCCCCTTGAAAATCAATAATTGACTAGTccagaataaaaggggaaaggtaaaaacattgctgatacacacacacacacacacacacacacacacacacacacacacacacacacacacacacacacacacacacacacacacacacacacacacacctttataataGTTTGTTGCATGAGGGTGTCTCACATATGTGgaccaaaatctgggcattaAAATTACTTGAGTGGTGACTCTCAAGTATGTGGCATGTATGCCCAGCCCACACAAACCCTCATATGCAGTACCAAGACTCCTTGCAATGCTACTAGCTCTTTGGGCCACTTGTAATTGTAGGCAGGAATAGATTCCTGTGTGTGGATATACTGTACCCCTGCTGCCTGTACTCTTCCAGGCATGGCTTACAGGTGGTACACTCCACCCTCGTTTACCAGTGGAAATAATGCAGTAGTCTACTGCATCAGGCTCCCCTTCCTAAAGGCCCACTGACTTAGGCTCCCACCCTGTCACCTGCCACTTAGTAACAGAGTCCTATGGCATGATTCTTCATGGGCCTCAACCAAAGTTTTGTATGATGAGAGTTTCCCATCAGCTGCCCTGTGACGTAGATTTTATCATGTTAATTTGTATGTTAATTAACCCAGATCCAGTGGGTTAATTTCAGTATGGGGGCAAATATACTCTCTGCTTATTAGGTTGTGAAGCAGGAATTTAGTGTCACTTCCTAtgttacatacataccatacttCTTCCAGCTTACTCTGATCATTAAAAAGGTGCAGATCTgatataagataaagaaaatggaagaagctGTAACCTTGACTCAACCTTTGGTATTTTGAGTTAGGTAAAAAAAGATGTCATTTATTCCAGTTTAAGAGgagtattgtattttattattttacaagtTTAATTAAACTTGATATAATCTCTTGTTAATTCATGAAGTGCTATGTATATTCTGATACACATGTACCTTCATAATTCAccttaagctttttttttctttctttctttcttttttccacaaTCAATTGCATTACATAATTCTAGAATACAGTATTTTTCCTTAGATATACAAGATATACATGTAGAGTATTTAATAGCAAAAATTGTTAGGAAAGATTGAAGGCTGCATGTTTCTGGTGAAGGTGGCAGACTTTCAGCACACAAGGTAGTTTATAATATATTAGATCCCAAAATGCAATGTGCATTGTACAAATACATCTATTTTAGGAGAAAAAACATGCTGGTTACCATTAGGTACACTTCTATAAGACAGAGCTGAAAAATGCTGCTGTCTTATGTTGTGCACACATGGATAtttgacaaaaaaatatttat is part of the Penaeus chinensis breed Huanghai No. 1 chromosome 2, ASM1920278v2, whole genome shotgun sequence genome and harbors:
- the LOC125031149 gene encoding transmembrane protein 179-like — encoded protein: MGLNNVLVLSQVTTYIIAFLLSLCIIIPISYHLSDFRGHCLLFSRGNWSETDGQLEVSWGSQAFCDYNISWASISLLIALIQSYKCIVQLCTGGESTFLSAFVDVVVSVVMSFAALAGALIITIGYQIWCNTIMLRFEACEDATQNDIDRKDEIHTRMFYTHFGTAQFGAWTLWVCWVGLAMFSWLKLWKYHQQENIRVSMARERARLVRDRHVRLTD